In Lactuca sativa cultivar Salinas chromosome 5, Lsat_Salinas_v11, whole genome shotgun sequence, the DNA window GCCTTTTTGTTTAAAGGCGTTTTCTGAAATAAAATCATTATCACAAACAATACGTTGCTATTTTCTCGCAATTTGCAATTCATTTTACACCTATGGCTCAAAAGAAAGATGGTATATATTGTACATTGCTTTATTCAAAAGTTAAGAGAAGTGTATTATCCAATACAATCAACTCTCTATATTTGGTCCAAGATTACTTCTCCCCCTGAAACCTTGAATTCAGATGGAACATTCTCCACATTTAGAGCCTTAATCTTCCCATCTTCAACAAATGCCGACCATCTGTCAAAAATATACCACATTCAATCAGTCACAGTCACAGTCACACTGACAGTACGAGTTGTACCTAGTGGAGCGATGTCCAAGTAAAGCGGCACTGAGATCTAATTCCAGATCCAAGCTTTTGTGGAATTTACCATCAAAGTCTCCATAAAATTCAATCTGCAAAAAGGTGTAATGTGAAACTGTTAAAAAGATAGAATTTATGAGGAAAATAAATAATATGTTTGAATAAAGAATAAAGAAAAACTTACGGCTTCTTTGGCTTCAAGCTTTTCAGCCCAGCCATTCATGGTATAAGGATCATTAACAGATACACATATGACTGAGTCTATGCCTTTTGCCTTGAATTTGTCAATGTTTTTCTTGTAACTTGGAACATGCTGAGCTGTACAAACTCCTGTGA includes these proteins:
- the LOC111882920 gene encoding peroxiredoxin-2F, mitochondrial, whose product is MAYAVLKRSSMMKSMIGESWRRFASVAVGSDLVAAAPNVSLQKARSWDEGVSSQFSTTPLSDIFKGKKVVIFGLPGAFTGVCTAQHVPSYKKNIDKFKAKGIDSVICVSVNDPYTMNGWAEKLEAKEAIEFYGDFDGKFHKSLDLELDLSAALLGHRSTRWSAFVEDGKIKALNVENVPSEFKVSGGEVILDQI